One part of the Streptomyces sp. AM 2-1-1 genome encodes these proteins:
- a CDS encoding MarR family transcriptional regulator — MTTPRTDPLTLEVVELIGTVVARYYEEYDRAAASFSLTGAQARVLGLLSLEPMPMRKIAQKLKCEPSNVTGIVDRLELRELVERRPDPHDRRVKLAAPTEKGRRTALRLREALHFAREPLAGLSDAERGVLRDLLLRMLGAEGTDAAVGTSGGAGTAGTAGDPATEA; from the coding sequence ATGACCACCCCGCGCACGGATCCTCTGACCCTCGAAGTCGTCGAGCTGATCGGCACCGTCGTGGCGCGCTACTACGAGGAGTACGACCGGGCCGCCGCGTCCTTCTCGCTCACCGGGGCACAGGCCCGCGTCCTCGGTCTGCTGTCCCTGGAACCGATGCCCATGCGCAAGATCGCCCAGAAGCTGAAGTGCGAGCCGTCGAACGTGACCGGCATCGTCGACCGGCTGGAGCTGCGCGAGCTGGTCGAGCGCCGTCCGGACCCGCACGACCGGCGGGTGAAGCTCGCCGCCCCGACCGAGAAGGGGCGCCGGACCGCGCTGCGGCTGCGCGAGGCCCTGCACTTCGCCCGCGAGCCGCTGGCCGGGCTCTCCGACGCGGAGCGCGGGGTACTGCGTGACCTGCTGCTCCGGATGCTGGGCGCCGAGGGGACGGACGCCGCGGTCGGGACCTCCGGGGGCGCCGGGACCGCCGGGACCGCCGGGGACCCCGCCACCGAAGCCTGA